In Solanum pennellii chromosome 7, SPENNV200, the following are encoded in one genomic region:
- the LOC107024298 gene encoding rab3 GTPase-activating protein non-catalytic subunit: protein MARRNHTTELGCIACDDLSELGAGKEGWLVNNPNLLTALDTHSIALANRSLVLILHWSEGSDPVGNRVKIVPDLSPIEAEYISAIEWLVFDDIKVLALGTSRGYLLIYSLRGDLIHKQIVSPGKILRLRVRDTKRDLTQDASSEEVCVVMSGVIARFDGSDIQNMLQRWFRERHSQFWDETESENSADTFGRLPYQLWNVSKYGSCVDAAITGLMPPPLLELQSSQRYYCAITVGADAVISAYRLSVDRSRSIVGAILSKVVPATFSTITSISKMLWRSDPSPTKRPEPKPQPFARASPLTCFKDHPRKGEKLTLSPSGTLAAITDSLGRILLLDTQALVVVRLWKGYRDASCLFVEMLAKNDVETSRSAYHEHVKSDYCLCLAIHAPRKGIVEIWQMRTGPRLLTIPCAKGSKILQPTYRFASSEMSVSSYVPLELFFLNGDSGLLFVLNRSLS from the exons ATGGCCCGGCGAAACCATACGACGGAGCTCGGATGCATAGCCTGCGATGATTTGTCGGAGCTCGGCGCCGGCAAAGAAGGTTGGCTTGTAAACAACCCTAATCTCCTAACTGCTCTCGACACTCATTCAATTGCATTAGCCAACCGCTCGCTTGTTCTCATTCTACATTGGTCCGAAGGATCCGACCCGGTAGGTAACCGGGTGAAGATTGTACCTGATCTCTCTCCGATCGAGGCTGAGTATATATCTGCGATCGAGTGGTTAGTGTTTGATGATATCAAAGTTCTAGCTTTGGGCACTTCTCGTGGGTATTTGTTGATTTATTCTCTCCGTGGTGATCTGATTCATAAACAG ATTGTAAGCCCTGGAAAGATTCTTAGATTGAGAGTCCGTGATACCAAGAGAGATCTAACCCAAGATGCATCATCAGAAGAGGTCTGTGTTGTTATGTCAGGTGTTATTGCTCGGTTTGATGGATCAGACATTCAG AATATGCTTCAGAGGTGGTTTAGAGAAAGACACTCTCAGTTCTGGGATGAGACAGAATCTGAAAATTCTGCAGATACTTTTGGGAGGCTTCCATACCAGCTATGGAATGTTAGTAAATATGGTTCTTGTGTTGATGCTGCTATCACTGGTCTGATGCCCCCTCCTCTGCTGGAGCTACag TCAAGTCAGCGTTATTATTGTGCAATCACTGTTGGAGCTGACGCTGTGATTTCTGCTTATCG ACTTTCTGTAGACCGAAGCAGATCAATAGTAGGGGCTATTCTCTCCAAGGTTGTGCCTGCAACTTTTTCAACAATAACTTCAATCTCAAAAATGTTATGGAGAAGTGATCCATCTCCTACAAAAAGACCAGAACCAAAGCCTCAGCCTTTTGCTCGAG CTTCTCCTTTGACTTGCTTTAAGGATCATCCTAGAAAGGGGGAGAAGCTCACGTTATCACCTAGTGGTACTTTGGCTGCAATAACTGATTCTCTGGGTCGTATCTTACTCTTAGACACTCAGGCCCTTGTTGTTGTCCGTTTGTGGAAG GGTTATCGTGATGCAAGTTGCCTCTTTGTTGAGATGCTTGCTAAGAATGACGTTGAAACGTCTAGATCTGCTTACCATGAACACGTGAAAAGTGATTATTGCCTCTGCCTAGCTATTCATGCACCACGTAAAGGGATTGTTGAG ATATGGCAGATGAGGACTGGTCCGCGTCTTCTAACTATTCCATGTGCCAAAGGTAGCAAGATTTTGCAACCTACATACAGATTCGCCTCATCAGAAATGTCTGTGTCTTCTTACGTACCTTTGgaacttttctttttgaatggAGACTCCGGTCTGCTCTTCGTCTTGAATCGATCTCTTAGttaa
- the LOC107025297 gene encoding LOW QUALITY PROTEIN: peptide-N4-(N-acetyl-beta-glucosaminyl)asparagine amidase A (The sequence of the model RefSeq protein was modified relative to this genomic sequence to represent the inferred CDS: inserted 3 bases in 2 codons; deleted 1 base in 1 codon; substituted 1 base at 1 genomic stop codon), whose translation MKLSSFLVNFQEQGKLGHCFLLQFLTNYTPHSNCPSKKFFKIILEWKAKRQFDRIFGIWPSGVEIFRRAXNGVIWTVQKDITRYSSLLLTNQTLAVYIGNIVNSKYTGVYHVEIFVHFYPTEKVRNPFKGSDSVADLIVPVSRNLPLNDGLWFEIENSTDVQSKEFKIPQNVYRAVLEIYVSFHENDEFWYGNLPNEYITANNRSDIAGNGAFREVIVSVDDGVVGSVWPFTVIYTGGINPLLWRPISGIDSFDLPSYDIEITPLLEKMLDGSFHNISFSVTNALNVWYVDANLHXWLDKKSVKTEGKLLEYSSLPLPFSLASNFTGLDRSFVTNARRSISMTGWVKSSYGTVTTTSSQSLSYSNYMVMGNDANXQVVDQTIEFNDTVYAKTLSFSVQVLESFKKFQLHLYSDGVEMGDKSYASISNVTLIFDEKRLKYGSSASSVHNLQNAQGYMLVKDQSIDSGVGSTQQIYKYNDDKGCYFRNISSSNYTVLYDKVISIVAANC comes from the exons ATGAAGCTGTCATCATTTTTGGTGAATTTCCAAGAACAAGGCAAACTAGGACATTGTTTTCTCCTCCAATTTCTCACAAATTACACACCCCATTCAAATTGCCCATCtaaaaaattcttcaaaatcattctTGAATGGAAAGCAAAGAGGCAATTTGATAGAATTTTTGGGATTTGGCCAAGTGGGGTTGAAATTTTCAGGAGGGC AAATGGAGTTATTTGGACTGTCCAAAAGGATATCACTAGGTATTCTTCTTTGCTTCTGACTAATCAAACACTTGCTGTTTATATAGGGAACATTGTTAATAGTAAATATACTGGGGTTTATCATGTAgaaatttttgttcatttttatccTACTGAAAAAGTGAGAAACCCCTTTAAGGGATCTGATTCTGTGGCTGATTTAATCGTT CCCGTATCGCGTAATTTGCCGTTGAATGATGGTTTGTGGTTTGAGATTGAGAATTCTACAGATGTACAGTCAAAAGAGTTCAAAATCCCACAAAATGTTTACAGGGCTGTATTGGAAATTTATGTGTCTTTTCATGAGAATGATGAGTTCTGGTATGGAAATTTGCCAAATGAGTATATTACTGCGAATAATCGTAGTGATATCGCGGGGAATGGTGCTTTCAGAGAGGTGATAGTAAGTGTGGATGATGGTGTAGTTGGTTCAGTTTGGCCTTTTACTGTGATTTATACTGGTGGTATCAATCCTCTGTTGTGGAGACCTATAAGTGGAATTGACTCATTTGATCTTCCTTCATATGATATTGAAATTACGCCGTTGTTAGAGAAGATGTTAGATGGAAGTTTTCATAATATTTCGTTTAGTGTTACAAATGCTTTGAATGTATGGTATGTTGATGCAAATTTGC TTTGGTTGGATAAAAAGAGTGTAAAAACAGAAGGGAAGCTGTTGGAGTATAGTAGTTTGCCCCTTCCATTTTCACTCGCGAGTAATTTTACTGGTCTTGATCGTTCCTTTGTGACAAATGCTCGTAGATCGATCTCAATGACTGGATGGGTAAAATCATCTTATGGAACAGTCACAACGACATCATCTCAGAGTTTGAGCTATAGTAACTATATGGTGATGGGAAATGACGCGAACTAGCAAGTTGTTGATCAGACTATTGAGTTTAATGACACTGTTTATGCTAAGACGCTATCTTTTTCTGTTCAGGTTCTTGAATCCTTTAAAAAGTTTCAGCTTCACTTGTACTCTGATGGTGTTGAGATGGGAGATAAAAGCTATGCTTCTATCTCGAATGTGACTTTGATATTCGATGAAAAGAGGTTGAAGTATGGATCCTCAGCCAGCTCTGTTCACAATCTGCAGAACGCGCAGGGGTATATGCTTGTAAAGGATCAGTCGATAGACAGTGGAGTCGGGAGCACACAacagatatacaaatacaacgACGACAAAGGCTGCTACTTCAGGAACATAAGCAGCTCAAATTACACAGTGCTTTATGACAAGGTGATATCCATAGTTGCAGCAAATTGTTGA
- the LOC107024192 gene encoding uncharacterized protein LOC107024192 isoform X2 codes for MAWKTDTDLENSDPISDSGDVEWPCKPVVESSGWPTSWQNDSNKSKLQTPLPTAEDEAANNSQLPALLKVAEYLNSTLSLDDDDEFSEYIGENGDYFINDDEGFLDGEEGFQDYDFFVKLFKQDDGLREYYEKNLENGVFCCLVCCGVREKGWKRFKDCSSLVQHSISIAKTSKRRAHRAYCTVVCEILGWDVDSLPSIVLSTGVKLGESSDKPVKAQGNVDDGVDDSLSGQCKYTSSVSVSVTEVSLSKLSLIDERQPGKDCCSAELEDSLSEATVDRSLGDLGKGTSDTTKENSEGENSVSKAGVDGLLEDLSLLTLETQKLNGKGASDRVVPYEETGESSKLA; via the exons ATGGCCTGGAAAACCGATACTGACCTCGAAAATTCCGACCCAATTTCAGATTCCGGCGATGTTGAGTGGCCTTGTAAACCCGTCGTTGAATCGTCAGGCTGGCCTACTAGCTGGCAAAACGACAGTAACAAATCAAAGCTACAAACCCCTTTACCTACCGCCGAAGACGAAGCTGCGAACAACAGTCAACTTCCGGCATTGCTCAAAGTTGCTGAATATTTGAACTCCACACTCAGTCTAGACGACGATGACGAGTTTTCTGAGTATATAGGTGAAAATGGGGATTATTTCATCAATGACGATGAGGGTTTTCTGGATGGGGAAGAGGGGTTTCAGGactatgatttttttgtgaagtTGTTTAAGCAGGATGATGGGTTAAGAGAGTACTATGAGAAGAATCTTGAGAATGGGGTGTTTTGTTGTCTTGTTTGTTGTGGGGTTCGTGAGAAAGGGTGGAAGAGGTTTAAGGATTGTTCGTCTCTTGTTCAGCATTCCATTAGCATAGCGAAAACCTCTAAGAGACGAGCTCATCGGGCTTACTGTACGGTCGTCTGTGAAATTCTTGGCTGGGATGTTGATAGCCTGCCTTCCATTGTCCTCTCTACTGGCGTTAAGCTCGGTGAATCTTCTGATAAACCAGTTAAGGCTCAG GGCAATGTCGATGATGGTGTTGATGACAGTTTGAGTGGTCAGTGCAAATACACAAGTTCTGTTAGTGTCAGTGTGACTGAAGTGTCTCTGTCGAAATTGTCTTTGATTGATGAAAGGCAACCAGGAAAAGATTGTTGCTCTGCAGAATTAGAG GACTCTCTAAGTGAAGCCACTGTTGATAGAAGCTTGGGCGATCTCGGCAAAGGTACTTCTGACACAACGAAAGAGAATTCTGAGGGG GAGAATTCTGTGAGCAAAGCTGGTGTTGATGGACTCTTGGAAGATCTCAGCCTTCTTACTCTTGAAACACAAAAATTGAATGGAAAGGGTGCATCTGATCGTGTG GTGCCTTATGAAGAAACTGGGGAATCCTCCAAGCTGGCATAG
- the LOC107026363 gene encoding multiprotein-bridging factor 1b-like has protein sequence MSGGLSQDWEPVVIRKKAPTAAARKDEKAVNAARRSGAEIETIRKSTAGTNRAASSSTTLNTRKLDEDTENLAHQKVPTELKKAIMQARQDKKLTQSQLAQLINEKPQIIQEYESGKAIPNQQIISKLERALGAKLRGKK, from the exons atgagtgGAGGATTATCACAAGACTGGGAGCCGGTGGTGATCCGGAAGAAGGCACCGACCGCCGCCGCACGCAAGGATGAGAAAGCTGTCAACGCTGCCCGTCGCTCCGGTGCTGAGATCGAAACTATCAGAAAAT CAACTGCTGGCACAAACAGGGCTGCCTCTAGTAGTACGACCTTGAACACCAGGAAACTTGATGAAGATACTGAGAATCTGGCTC ATCAAAAAGTACCAACTGAGCTGAAGAAAGCCATCATGCAAGCTCGACAAGATAAGAAGCTGACTCAGTCTCAACTTGCTCAG CTGATAAATGAGAAGCCTCAAATCATCCAGGAGTACGAGTCAGGAAAGGCAATTCCAAATCAACAAATCATCTCTAAACTGGAGAGAGCTCTTGGTGCCAAACTTAGAGGAAAGAAATGA
- the LOC107026395 gene encoding polynucleotide 3'-phosphatase ZDP — translation MLCINISSFFKVPYRPNNFNPRLILLFFSPMASSTKVTVEYAKSGRSSCKKCDEKIPAKSVRLGLVSKHPQGFDQTKWHHLDCFPFNSDFVSSVEDIAGFSLLQNKDKETLEKLINTEIATLQKISDADSDKIDRKQKETCALEDSEHKVRKQKRLKLSATEEEPVLEIAFSISDVRDTYKDATLLPKWRAFQTIIYLEQDDGLHASSKIAAFDFDGCLANTNVRRVGADAWSLMHPSIPEKLQSLYSEGYKLVIFTNESNIERWKKSRQAAVDSKIGRLEQFIKVAGVPIQVFIACGLSKIKPEDPFRKPKTGMWNIMKKQFNSGVPIDMDQSFYVGDAAGRQGDHSDADIRFAQAIGLKFYVPEEFFEKET, via the exons ATGCTATGCATAAACATCTCCAGCTTCTTCAAAGTTCCTTACAGACCCAACAATTTTAACCCTAGATTAATTCTACTATTTTTTTCTCCAATGGCGTCTTCTACAAAAGTCACAGTTGAGTATGCGAAATCCGGTCGATCGTCATGTAAGAAATGCGATGAGAAGATTCCGGCGAAATCAGTAAGGCTGGGATTAGTGTCAAAACACCCTCAAGGCTTTGACCAGACGAAATGGCATCATCTCGATTGTTTCCCTTTCAATTCTGATTTCGTTTCCTCTGTGGAAGACATCGCTGGTTTCTCATTGCTCCAG AACAAAGATAAAGAAACTTTGGAGAAACTGATTAACACCGAGATTGCAACTTTGCAGAAG ATTTCTGATGCAGACTCAGATAAGATTGAcagaaaacaaaaggaaacctgTGCACTG GAAGACTCGGAGCACAAAGTAAGAAAGCAAAAGCGACTAAAG CTGTCGGCCACTGAAGAGGAACCTGTGTTGGAGATAGCATTCTCCATTTCTGATGTGAGGGACACTTATAAG GATGCTACATTGTTACCAAAATGGAGGGCGTTTCAGACTATTATATATCTTGAACAG GATGATGGGCTTCATGCTTCAAGTAAAATCGCCGCCTTTGATTTTGATGGTTGTCTTGCAAATACAAATGTGAGAAG AGTTGGTGCAGATGCTTGGTCTCTGATGCATCCTTCAATCCCAGAGAAGCTGCAGAGCTTGTACAGTGAAGGCTATAAGCTG GTAATTTTTACCAATGAATCCAACATTGAGCGGTGGAAGAAAAGTAGGCAGGCAGCTGTGGACTCTAAAATTGGACGACTTGAACAATTTATCAAAGTTGCTGGTGTTCCAATTCAG GTTTTCATCGCTTGTGGCTTGAGTAAGATCAAGCCAGAAGATCCCTTTCGCAAGCCTAAGACCGGGATGTGGAATATAATGAAAAAGCAGTTCAATTCTGGAGTTCCCATAGACATGGACCA GTCTTTCTATGTTGGTGATGCTGCTGGCAGACAAGGTGACCACAGTGATGCTGATATTAGATTTGCGCAG GCGATTGGACTAAAATTTTATGTTCCAGAGGAATTCTTTGAGAAGGAAACTTGA
- the LOC107026362 gene encoding tubby-like F-box protein 7 translates to MSLRRSFLSRRIISRSFTFSKSFKEFKLPEPSTRDDFAVGDEQNGAAGESDSGDATSSWSNMLPELLREIIQRVEATEDSWPLRQNVVACGCVCKRWRQVTEDVVESSLQAGKITFPSCLKQPGPRDPPLQCFIKRDKKNATFYLYLALSPSLMDQGKFLLAARRYRNGAHIEYIISLDADDLSQRSKAYVGKLRSDFLGTNFTIYDSQAPRNGARPSSSRSCRRFASKQISPQLPAGNFEVGSVSYKLNLLKSRGPRRMICSLNCPCPGEAASDKSQDAAASDKSQDAPKKKQAGSAEANSTVLKNKAPRWHEHLQCWCLNFHGRVTVASVKNFQLVATMDQSQPDGKGDEDTVILQFGKVGDDVFTMDYRKPLSAFQAFAICLTSFGTKLACE, encoded by the exons atgTCACTTCGTCGTTCATTTCTCTCTCGGAGAATCATCAGTCGATCTTTTACATTTTCCAAATCATTCAAAGAATTCAAACTTCCAGAACCTTCTACTAGAGATGATTTTGCTGTTGGAGATGAACAAAACGGCGCCGCCGGTGAATCGGATTCCGGCGATGCAACGTCGTCGTGGTCGAATATGTTGCCGGAGCTGTTGAGAGAGATTATACAGCGAGTGGAAGCTACGGAGGACAGTTGGCCTCTACGTCAAAACGTCGTCGCTTGTGGATGTGTGTGTAAGAGATGGAGGCAAGTTACTGAGGATGTAGTTGAGTCGTCTCTTCAGGCTGGGAAAATTACTTTTCCGTCTTGCCTTAAACAG CCAGGGCCTCGGGACCCTCCTCTTCAATGTTTCATCAAGCGTGACAAGAAGAACGCGACCTTTTACCTATATCTTGCACTTTCACCCT CATTAATGGACCAGGGGAAGTTCCTCTTAGCAGCCCGGAGGTACAGAAATGGTGCTCACATTGAATATATAATATCTCTCGACGCAGATGATTTGTCACAGAGAAGTAAGGCGTATGTTGGGAAGTTAAG ATCGGACTTTCTTGGAACCAATTTTACCATATATGATAGTCAAGCCCCACGCAATGGGGCAAGGCCGTCAAGCAGCCGGTCTTGTCGACGTTTTGCAAGTAAGCAAATTAGTCCCCAATTACCAGCTGGTAATTTTGAAGTGGGAAGTGTTTCCTACAAGTTAAACCTGCTGAAGTCAAGAGGACCAAGGAGGATGATTTGTTCGCTCAATTGCCCCTGTCCTGGAGAAGCTGCCTCGGACAAATCTCAGGATGCAGCTGCCTCGGACAAATCTCAGGATGCTCCGAAGAAGAAGCAGGCTGGTTCCGCAGAAGCCAACTCTACAGTTCTGAAAAACAAAGCTCCACGATGGCATGAGCATTTGCAGTGTTGGTGTTTAAATTTCCATGGAAGGGTCACCGTTGCATCTGTGAAAAACTTTCAGCTAGTGGCAACGATGGACCAAAGCCAACCTGATGGAAAAGGTGACGAGGATACAGTTATCCTCCAGTTTGGAAAAGTAGGAGATGATGTCTTTACAATGGACTACAGGAAGCCTTTGTCTGCTTTCCAAGCGTTTGCAATTTGCCTGACCAGTTTTGGTACAAAATTGGCCTGTGAATAG
- the LOC107026394 gene encoding uncharacterized protein LOC107026394 has protein sequence MQNQNLSVAKTINPTFTTLQSPSLAQFFNPLRRTLPTIPSTYNRTPKPLYIQAQNRELALSRRDDSHRRDIRSFAGRSKGKSGGTSPGRIEGSGEFRRQAKRNARRKSKKLAESLFYRLKNPHGNYPDNFSEEELQMIGLGYDRMVRFMERDDPNLKHPYDWYKYGQFGPYSWRGVVLGEPVRGRFSDPCVSMIGEVRDQEEWEKIEQHEMAQEFQNRLDAMDKNVGFRYFWVFVRHPKWRVSDFPWQQWTLVSEVVVEAGNQRLDKWNLMGRLGNKARSLITQCAAWMRPDIVYVQRPVYQCRFEPQDDFFKALTPLLDPETEQDCLFELEDDNGRMEFCTYFGGLCKIVRVNPKAFVDDVVKAYEKLSDEKKSKCLGFLLDNHPVPLLHPYTKEWKVKLEEMEMGCDAPDDDDYGRNNKGETEIVDWIEDEEEDGEDEDEDEYDVDLDASGDDDDELGIKEDDDSSQEEDTRFWEDEFNKALGSNEAMEKFAKKYMETSTKFYEKHINAMEDKEKQAKEDGGDELAMRGVRAKISPKEWESHGFGPWRRKLKKGKMPPELFMRAAVRPFTYKNLVKEIVLTRHAILEGEIGKKK, from the coding sequence atGCAGAATCAGAACTTGTCTGTAGCTAAAACCATAAACCCTACCTTCACAACTCTTCAATCACCATCTCTCGCCCAATTTTTCAACCCTCTTCGCAGAACACTACCCACAATTCCATCTACCTATAACAGAACTCCGAAGCCTCTCTATATTCAAGCCCAGAACCGGGAACTCGCGCTTTCCCGGCGAGATGACAGTCACCGGAGGGATATCCGGTCATTTGCCGGCCGAAGCAAAGGAAAATCCGGTGGAACATCACCCGGGCGCATTGAGGGAAGTGGCGAGTTCCGGCGACAAGCTAAACGAAATGCCCGCCGGAAAAGTAAGAAATTAGCTGAGAGTCTTTTCTACAGGTTGAAGAATCCTCATGGAAACTACCCGGATAATTTCTCTGAAGAAGAGCTGCAAATGATTGGTTTGGGGTATGATAGAATGGTTAGGTTTATGGAAAGAGATGACCCAAATCTCAAACACCCGTATGATTGGTACAAGTATGGTCAGTTTGGGCCATATTCTTGGCGTGGAGTTGTATTAGGGGAGCCTGTTCGAGGGCGATTTTCGGACCCATGTGTATCGATGATTGGTGAGGTTAGGGACCAGGAAGAGTGGGAGAAGATTGAGCAACATGAAATGGCTCAGGAATTTCAGAATAGATTGGATGCGATGGATAAAAATGTGGGCTTTAGATACTTTTGGGTGTTTGTTAGGCATCCTAAGTGGAGGGTATCGGATTTTCCTTGGCAACAATGGACGTTGGTGTCTGAGGTTGTAGTTGAAGCTGGGAATCAGAGGTTGGATAAATGGAATTTGATGGGGCGGCTCGGGAATAAAGCAAGGTCATTGATCACACAATGTGCAGCATGGATGAGACCTGATATTGTGTATGTACAGAGACCTGTATATCAGTGTAGGTTTGAGCCTCAAGATGACTTTTTTAAGGCGTTAACGCCTTTGCTTGATCCAGAAACTGAACAGGATTGTTTGTTTGAGTTGGAGGATGATAACGGAAGGATGGAATTCTGTACTTACTTTGGTGGGTTGTGTAAGATTGTGAGAGTGAATCCTAAGGCATTTGTGGATGATGTGGTAAAAGCTTATGAGAAATTGAGTGATGAGAAGAAGTCCAAGTGTTTGGGGTTCTTGTTAGACAATCATCCTGTGCCTTTGTTGCATCCTTATACGAAGGAGTGGAAGGTGAAGTTGGAGGAAATGGAGATGGGTTGTGATGCACcagatgatgatgattatggcAGAAATAACAAGGGAGAGACCGAGATAGTGGACTGGATTGAGGATGAGGAGGAGGATGGTGAAGATGAAGATGAGGATGAGTACGATGTGGATTTGGATGCAAGTGGAGACGACGATGATGAGCTGGGTATCAAGGAGGATGACGATTCAAGTCAGGAAGAGGACACAAGATTCTGGGAAGATGAATTCAACAAGGCATTGGGTAGCAACGAAGCAATGGAAAAGTTTGCCAAGAAATATATGGAGACATCAACGAAGTTTTATGAAAAGCATATAAATGCAATGGAAGACAAGGAAAAACAAGCAAAGGAAGATGGTGGAGATGAATTGGCAATGAGAGGTGTTAGAGCCAAAATTAGCCCAAAGGAGTGGGAGAGCCATGGATTTGGTCCTTGGAGAAGGAAACTAAAGAAAGGTAAAATGCCTCCTGAATTGTTCATGAGAGCTGCAGTCAGGCCATTCACTTATAAGAATCTGGTAAAGGAAATTGTTTTGACCAGACATGCTATACTAGAAGGCGAGATCGGTAAGAAGAAATGA
- the LOC107024192 gene encoding uncharacterized protein LOC107024192 isoform X1: MAWKTDTDLENSDPISDSGDVEWPCKPVVESSGWPTSWQNDSNKSKLQTPLPTAEDEAANNSQLPALLKVAEYLNSTLSLDDDDEFSEYIGENGDYFINDDEGFLDGEEGFQDYDFFVKLFKQDDGLREYYEKNLENGVFCCLVCCGVREKGWKRFKDCSSLVQHSISIAKTSKRRAHRAYCTVVCEILGWDVDSLPSIVLSTGVKLGESSDKPVKAQGNVDDGVDDSLSGQCKYTSSVSVSVTEVSLSKLSLIDERQPGKDCCSAELEQDSLSEATVDRSLGDLGKGTSDTTKENSEGENSVSKAGVDGLLEDLSLLTLETQKLNGKGASDRVVPYEETGESSKLA, from the exons ATGGCCTGGAAAACCGATACTGACCTCGAAAATTCCGACCCAATTTCAGATTCCGGCGATGTTGAGTGGCCTTGTAAACCCGTCGTTGAATCGTCAGGCTGGCCTACTAGCTGGCAAAACGACAGTAACAAATCAAAGCTACAAACCCCTTTACCTACCGCCGAAGACGAAGCTGCGAACAACAGTCAACTTCCGGCATTGCTCAAAGTTGCTGAATATTTGAACTCCACACTCAGTCTAGACGACGATGACGAGTTTTCTGAGTATATAGGTGAAAATGGGGATTATTTCATCAATGACGATGAGGGTTTTCTGGATGGGGAAGAGGGGTTTCAGGactatgatttttttgtgaagtTGTTTAAGCAGGATGATGGGTTAAGAGAGTACTATGAGAAGAATCTTGAGAATGGGGTGTTTTGTTGTCTTGTTTGTTGTGGGGTTCGTGAGAAAGGGTGGAAGAGGTTTAAGGATTGTTCGTCTCTTGTTCAGCATTCCATTAGCATAGCGAAAACCTCTAAGAGACGAGCTCATCGGGCTTACTGTACGGTCGTCTGTGAAATTCTTGGCTGGGATGTTGATAGCCTGCCTTCCATTGTCCTCTCTACTGGCGTTAAGCTCGGTGAATCTTCTGATAAACCAGTTAAGGCTCAG GGCAATGTCGATGATGGTGTTGATGACAGTTTGAGTGGTCAGTGCAAATACACAAGTTCTGTTAGTGTCAGTGTGACTGAAGTGTCTCTGTCGAAATTGTCTTTGATTGATGAAAGGCAACCAGGAAAAGATTGTTGCTCTGCAGAATTAGAG CAGGACTCTCTAAGTGAAGCCACTGTTGATAGAAGCTTGGGCGATCTCGGCAAAGGTACTTCTGACACAACGAAAGAGAATTCTGAGGGG GAGAATTCTGTGAGCAAAGCTGGTGTTGATGGACTCTTGGAAGATCTCAGCCTTCTTACTCTTGAAACACAAAAATTGAATGGAAAGGGTGCATCTGATCGTGTG GTGCCTTATGAAGAAACTGGGGAATCCTCCAAGCTGGCATAG